One genomic window of Punica granatum isolate Tunisia-2019 chromosome 1, ASM765513v2, whole genome shotgun sequence includes the following:
- the LOC116194239 gene encoding short-chain dehydrogenase TIC 32, chloroplastic-like isoform X5, with the protein MWIFGWKGPSGFSARSTAEEVTHGIDASGITAIVTGASSGIGIETTRVLALRGAHVIMAMRNMGAGREVKEAIMKELPSAQIDTMELDLSSMASVRKFASDYVSSGLPLNLLVNNAGIFGTPFMLSQEGIELHIATNHSGHFLLTNLLLETMKRTSSRSNKEGRIVNLTSEAHRLVYHDGIRFDKINDESGYNFVLAYGQSKLANILHAKGLARLLKEEEVQITANSVHLGAISTNIFRHHKLINGNLFFAHSSRGNFS; encoded by the exons ATGTGGATATTTGGTTGGAAGGGGCCGTCTGGGTTCTCCGCTCGGTCGACCGCCGAGGAAGTCACCCATGGAATCGATGCCTCTGGTATCACCGCTATCGTCACAG GTGCATCAAGTGGTATCGGGATTGAGACAACACGAGTTCTCGCACTACGTGGGGCACACGTCATTATGGCCATGAGGAATATGGGAGCTGGTCGGGAAGTCAAGGAGGCCATAATGAAGGAACTTCCATCTGCTCAAATCGATACTATGGAGTTGGATCTCAGCTCGATGGCATCCGTCAGGAAATTTGCATCAGATTATGTTTCCTCGGGCCTTCCCCTGAATCTCCTTGT AAATAATGCAGGGATATTCGGAACTCCTTTCATGCTTTCTCAAGAAGGCATCGAGCTACATATAGCGACAAACCACTCGG GTCATTTTCTTCTAACGAATCTTCTGTTGGAGACAATGAAGAGGACATCAAGTCGAAGCAACAAAGAAGGGAGGATTGTTAATTTGACATCGGAGGCCCACCGTTTGGTGTACCATGACGGGATCCGTTTTGATAAGATCAACGATGAATCGGG ATACAACTTTGTACTGGCCTACGGGCAATCAAAGCTTGCTAACATACTCCACGCTAAGGGGCTAGCGAGGCTCCTGAAG GAGGAAGAAGTCCAAATAACTGCAAATTCAGTTCATCTGGGAGCTATATCTACCAATATTTTTCGTCATCACAAACTTATCAACG gtaatttattttttgctcaTAGCTCTAGAGGAAATTTCTCATGA
- the LOC116194239 gene encoding short-chain dehydrogenase TIC 32, chloroplastic-like isoform X3: MWIFGWKGPSGFSARSTAEEVTHGIDASGITAIVTGASSGIGIETTRVLALRGAHVIMAMRNMGAGREVKEAIMKELPSAQIDTMELDLSSMASVRKFASDYVSSGLPLNLLVNNAGIFGTPFMLSQEGIELHIATNHSGHFLLTNLLLETMKRTSSRSNKEGRIVNLTSEAHRLVYHDGIRFDKINDESGYNFVLAYGQSKLANILHAKGLARLLKGAATTCYVALHPRVAGVSGEYFADSNIGKPSNLARDANLAKKLWNFSINLTGIQVDQTPDLG; encoded by the exons ATGTGGATATTTGGTTGGAAGGGGCCGTCTGGGTTCTCCGCTCGGTCGACCGCCGAGGAAGTCACCCATGGAATCGATGCCTCTGGTATCACCGCTATCGTCACAG GTGCATCAAGTGGTATCGGGATTGAGACAACACGAGTTCTCGCACTACGTGGGGCACACGTCATTATGGCCATGAGGAATATGGGAGCTGGTCGGGAAGTCAAGGAGGCCATAATGAAGGAACTTCCATCTGCTCAAATCGATACTATGGAGTTGGATCTCAGCTCGATGGCATCCGTCAGGAAATTTGCATCAGATTATGTTTCCTCGGGCCTTCCCCTGAATCTCCTTGT AAATAATGCAGGGATATTCGGAACTCCTTTCATGCTTTCTCAAGAAGGCATCGAGCTACATATAGCGACAAACCACTCGG GTCATTTTCTTCTAACGAATCTTCTGTTGGAGACAATGAAGAGGACATCAAGTCGAAGCAACAAAGAAGGGAGGATTGTTAATTTGACATCGGAGGCCCACCGTTTGGTGTACCATGACGGGATCCGTTTTGATAAGATCAACGATGAATCGGG ATACAACTTTGTACTGGCCTACGGGCAATCAAAGCTTGCTAACATACTCCACGCTAAGGGGCTAGCGAGGCTCCTGAAG GGAGCAGCAACTACATGCTATGTGGCTTTACACCCGCGGGTTGCAGGGGTCAGCGGCGAGTATTTTGCGGACAGTAATATCGGGAAGCCGAGTAATCTTGCGCGGGATGCTAATTTGGCAAAGAAGTTGTGGAATTTCAGCATAAACTTGACCGGAATTCAAGTAGATCAGACTCCGGATTTAGGATGA
- the LOC116200594 gene encoding short-chain dehydrogenase TIC 32, chloroplastic-like, with protein MWLFGWKGPSGFSARSTAEEVTHGIDASGLTAIVTGASSGIGVETTRVLALRGAHVVMAVRNMETGREVKEAILKELPSAKLDTMQLDLSSMASVRKFASDYVSSGLALNLLINNAGVMATPFMLSQDNIELQFATNHLGHFLLTNLLLETMRKTSVESNREGRIVNLSSEAHRFTYREGIRFDKINSEPEYNSIQAYGQSKLANILHAKELAKQLKEEGGHVTANSLHPGSIATNLLRYHSFINALASSIGKYVLKNVPQGAATTCYVALHPQVAGVSGEYFSDSNIAKPSALAQDSDLAKKLWDFSINLTELK; from the exons ATGTGGTTATTCGGGTGGAAGGGGCCGTCCGGGTTCTCCGCTCGCTCGACCGCCGAGGAAGTTACCCATGGAATCGATGCCTCTGGTCTCACCGCCATCGTCACAG GTGCATCAAGCGGTATTGGGGTGGAGACAACACGGGTTCTCGCGCTACGTGGCGCCCACGTTGTCATGGCTGTGAGGAATATGGAAACTGGTCGGGAAGTCAAGGAGGCTATTTTGAAGGAACTTCCATCAGCTAAACTTGATACTATGCAGTTGGATCTCAGCTCAATGGCATCTGTTAGGAAATTTGCGTCGGATTATGTCTCCTCGGGCCTTGCCCTGAATCTGCTCAT AAATAATGCAGGGGTAATGGCAACTCCATTCATGCTTTCTCAAGACAACATCGAACTACAGTTTGCAACCAACCATTTGG GTCATTTTCTTCTAACGAATCTTCTGCTGGAGACAATGAGGAAGACATCAGTAGAAAGCAACAGAGAAGGGAGGATTGTTAATTTGTCATCAGAGGCTCACCGTTTTACATATCGTGAAGGCATCCGTTTTGATAAGATCAACAGTGAACCAGA ATACAACAGCATACAAGCCTATGGGCAATCAAAGCTTGCAAACATACTGCACGCTAAAGAGCTAGCAAAGCAACTTAAG GAGGAAGGTGGCCACGTAACTGCCAATTCACTTCATCCTGGATCTATAGCAACCAATCTTCTACGTTACCACAGTTTTATCAATG CTCTTGCTAGCTctatcggtaaatatgtgctGAAAAACGTCCCACAg GGAGCAGCAACCACATGCTATGTGGCTCTACATCCGCAAGTTGCAGGGGTAAGTGGCGAGTACTTTTCGGACAGTAATATAGCAAAACCGAGTGCTCTTGCACAGGATTCTGATTTGGCAAAGAAGTTGTGGGATTTCAGCATAAACTTGACCGAGCTCAAGTAG
- the LOC116212694 gene encoding short-chain dehydrogenase TIC 32, chloroplastic-like isoform X1, with translation MWLLGWKGPSGFSARSTAEEVTHGIDASGLTAIVTGASSGIGAETARVLALHGTHVIMAVRNMEAGWEVKEAILKELPSAKIDTMELDLSSMASVRQFASEYVSLGLPLSILINNAGMWGTPFMLSQDGIELLFATNHLGHFLLTDLLLETMKNTSRESNREGRIVNLSSVGHRLAYREGIRFDKINNESEYNIMLAYAQSKLANILHSNELSRRLKEEGVQITANSVHPGIIITNIGRYRVSFVSSIVSSILKYVLKNIQQGAATTCYVALHPQVTGVTGEYFADSNIVKPSNLARNADMAKKLWDFSTNLIEPK, from the exons ATGTGGCTATTGGGGTGGAAGGGGCCGTCCGGGTTCTCCGCTCGGTCAACCGCCGAGGAAGTCACCCATGGAATCGATGCCTCTGGTCTCACCGCCATTGTCActg GTGCATCAAGCGGCATCGGGGCCGAGACGGCCCGAGTTCTCGCATTACATGGGACCCATGTCATTATGGCCGTCAGGAATATGGAAGCTGGTTGGGAAGTCAAGGAGGCTATACTGAAGGAACTTCCATCTGCTAAAATTGATACTATGGAGTTGGATCTCAGCTCGATGGCATCCGTCAGGCAATTTGCATCAGAATATGTATCCTTGGGCCTTCCCTTGAGTATCCTTAT AAATAATGCAGGGATGTGGGGAACTCCTTTCATGCTTTCTCAAGACGGTATCGAGCTACTGTTTGCAACCAACCATTTGG GTCATTTTCTTCTCACGGATCTTCTGCTGGAGACAATGAAGAACACATCAAGAGAAAGCAATAGAGAAGGGAGGATTGTTAATTTGTCATCGGTGGGTCACCGTCTCGCTTATCGTGAAGGCATCCGTTTTGATAAGATCAACAATGAATCAGA ATACAACATCATGCTAGCCTATGCACAATCAAAGCTTGCGAACATACTTCACAGTAATGAGCTATCAAGGCGCCTAAAG GAGGAAGGGGTCCAAATAACTGCCAATTCAGTTCATCCCGGAATTATAATTACCAATATTGGGCGTTATCGCGTTTCCTTTGTTTCAt CTATTGTTAGCTCGATCCTTAAATATGTACTCAAAAACATCCAGCAg GGAGCAGCAACTACGTGTTATGTGGCTTTACATCCTCAAGTCACAGGGGTGACCGGAGAGTATTTTGCAGACAGTAATATAGTGAAACCGAGTAATCTTGCCCGAAATGCTGATATGGCAAAGAAGTTGTGGGATTTCAGCACAAACTTGATCGAACCCAAGTAA
- the LOC116194239 gene encoding short-chain dehydrogenase TIC 32, chloroplastic-like isoform X6: MWIFGWKGPSGFSARSTAEEVTHGIDASGITAIVTGASSGIGIETTRVLALRGAHVIMAMRNMGAGREVKEAIMKELPSAQIDTMELDLSSMASVRKFASDYVSSGLPLNLLVNNAGIFGTPFMLSQEGIELHIATNHSGHFLLTNLLLETMKRTSSRSNKEGRIVNLTSEAHRLVYHDGIRFDKINDESGYNFVLAYGQSKLANILHAKGLARLLKEEEVQITANSVHLGAISTNIFRHHKLINAIVCSIIKYVLKNMDQGAATTCYVALHPRVAGVSGEYFADSNIGKPSNLARDANLAKKLWNFSINLTGIQVDQTPDLG; this comes from the exons ATGTGGATATTTGGTTGGAAGGGGCCGTCTGGGTTCTCCGCTCGGTCGACCGCCGAGGAAGTCACCCATGGAATCGATGCCTCTGGTATCACCGCTATCGTCACAG GTGCATCAAGTGGTATCGGGATTGAGACAACACGAGTTCTCGCACTACGTGGGGCACACGTCATTATGGCCATGAGGAATATGGGAGCTGGTCGGGAAGTCAAGGAGGCCATAATGAAGGAACTTCCATCTGCTCAAATCGATACTATGGAGTTGGATCTCAGCTCGATGGCATCCGTCAGGAAATTTGCATCAGATTATGTTTCCTCGGGCCTTCCCCTGAATCTCCTTGT AAATAATGCAGGGATATTCGGAACTCCTTTCATGCTTTCTCAAGAAGGCATCGAGCTACATATAGCGACAAACCACTCGG GTCATTTTCTTCTAACGAATCTTCTGTTGGAGACAATGAAGAGGACATCAAGTCGAAGCAACAAAGAAGGGAGGATTGTTAATTTGACATCGGAGGCCCACCGTTTGGTGTACCATGACGGGATCCGTTTTGATAAGATCAACGATGAATCGGG ATACAACTTTGTACTGGCCTACGGGCAATCAAAGCTTGCTAACATACTCCACGCTAAGGGGCTAGCGAGGCTCCTGAAG GAGGAAGAAGTCCAAATAACTGCAAATTCAGTTCATCTGGGAGCTATATCTACCAATATTTTTCGTCATCACAAACTTATCAACG CTATTGTGTGCTCGATCATTAAATAtgtgttaaaaaa TATGGATCAGGGAGCAGCAACTACATGCTATGTGGCTTTACACCCGCGGGTTGCAGGGGTCAGCGGCGAGTATTTTGCGGACAGTAATATCGGGAAGCCGAGTAATCTTGCGCGGGATGCTAATTTGGCAAAGAAGTTGTGGAATTTCAGCATAAACTTGACCGGAATTCAAGTAGATCAGACTCCGGATTTAGGATGA
- the LOC116194239 gene encoding short-chain dehydrogenase TIC 32, chloroplastic-like isoform X4, with protein sequence MWIFGWKGPSGFSARSTAEEVTHGIDASGITAIVTGASSGIGIETTRVLALRGAHVIMAMRNMGAGREVKEAIMKELPSAQIDTMELDLSSMASVRKFASDYVSSGLPLNLLVNNAGIFGTPFMLSQEGIELHIATNHSGHFLLTNLLLETMKRTSSRSNKEGRIVNLTSEAHRLVYHDGIRFDKINDESGYNFVLAYGQSKLANILHAKGLARLLKEEEVQITANSVHLGAISTNIFRHHKLINGSSNYMLCGFTPAGCRGQRRVFCGQ encoded by the exons ATGTGGATATTTGGTTGGAAGGGGCCGTCTGGGTTCTCCGCTCGGTCGACCGCCGAGGAAGTCACCCATGGAATCGATGCCTCTGGTATCACCGCTATCGTCACAG GTGCATCAAGTGGTATCGGGATTGAGACAACACGAGTTCTCGCACTACGTGGGGCACACGTCATTATGGCCATGAGGAATATGGGAGCTGGTCGGGAAGTCAAGGAGGCCATAATGAAGGAACTTCCATCTGCTCAAATCGATACTATGGAGTTGGATCTCAGCTCGATGGCATCCGTCAGGAAATTTGCATCAGATTATGTTTCCTCGGGCCTTCCCCTGAATCTCCTTGT AAATAATGCAGGGATATTCGGAACTCCTTTCATGCTTTCTCAAGAAGGCATCGAGCTACATATAGCGACAAACCACTCGG GTCATTTTCTTCTAACGAATCTTCTGTTGGAGACAATGAAGAGGACATCAAGTCGAAGCAACAAAGAAGGGAGGATTGTTAATTTGACATCGGAGGCCCACCGTTTGGTGTACCATGACGGGATCCGTTTTGATAAGATCAACGATGAATCGGG ATACAACTTTGTACTGGCCTACGGGCAATCAAAGCTTGCTAACATACTCCACGCTAAGGGGCTAGCGAGGCTCCTGAAG GAGGAAGAAGTCCAAATAACTGCAAATTCAGTTCATCTGGGAGCTATATCTACCAATATTTTTCGTCATCACAAACTTATCAACG GGAGCAGCAACTACATGCTATGTGGCTTTACACCCGCGGGTTGCAGGGGTCAGCGGCGAGTATTTTGCGGACAGTAA
- the LOC116194239 gene encoding short-chain dehydrogenase TIC 32, chloroplastic-like isoform X1 — MWIFGWKGPSGFSARSTAEEVTHGIDASGITAIVTGASSGIGIETTRVLALRGAHVIMAMRNMGAGREVKEAIMKELPSAQIDTMELDLSSMASVRKFASDYVSSGLPLNLLVNNAGIFGTPFMLSQEGIELHIATNHSGHFLLTNLLLETMKRTSSRSNKEGRIVNLTSEAHRLVYHDGIRFDKINDESGYNFVLAYGQSKLANILHAKGLARLLKVIYFLLIALEEISHDFISSRDEREQQLHAMWLYTRGLQGSAASILRTVISGSRVILRGMLIWQRSCGISA; from the exons ATGTGGATATTTGGTTGGAAGGGGCCGTCTGGGTTCTCCGCTCGGTCGACCGCCGAGGAAGTCACCCATGGAATCGATGCCTCTGGTATCACCGCTATCGTCACAG GTGCATCAAGTGGTATCGGGATTGAGACAACACGAGTTCTCGCACTACGTGGGGCACACGTCATTATGGCCATGAGGAATATGGGAGCTGGTCGGGAAGTCAAGGAGGCCATAATGAAGGAACTTCCATCTGCTCAAATCGATACTATGGAGTTGGATCTCAGCTCGATGGCATCCGTCAGGAAATTTGCATCAGATTATGTTTCCTCGGGCCTTCCCCTGAATCTCCTTGT AAATAATGCAGGGATATTCGGAACTCCTTTCATGCTTTCTCAAGAAGGCATCGAGCTACATATAGCGACAAACCACTCGG GTCATTTTCTTCTAACGAATCTTCTGTTGGAGACAATGAAGAGGACATCAAGTCGAAGCAACAAAGAAGGGAGGATTGTTAATTTGACATCGGAGGCCCACCGTTTGGTGTACCATGACGGGATCCGTTTTGATAAGATCAACGATGAATCGGG ATACAACTTTGTACTGGCCTACGGGCAATCAAAGCTTGCTAACATACTCCACGCTAAGGGGCTAGCGAGGCTCCTGAAG gtaatttattttttgctcaTAGCTCTAGAGGAAATTTCTCATGATTTTATCTCGTCACGTGATGAAAG GGAGCAGCAACTACATGCTATGTGGCTTTACACCCGCGGGTTGCAGGGGTCAGCGGCGAGTATTTTGCGGACAGTAATATCGGGAAGCCGAGTAATCTTGCGCGGGATGCTAATTTGGCAAAGAAGTTGTGGAATTTCAGCATAA
- the LOC116212683 gene encoding cytochrome P450 86A22 has protein sequence MELSTAFMLLSAAAAYLLWFKFITRSLSGPRVWPLVGSLPGLIRNSNRMHEWIAENLRACGGTYQTCISPIPFLARKQGLVTVTCDPKNLEHILKARFDNYPKGPTWQGVFHDLLGDGIFNSDGETWVFQRKTAALEFTTRTLRQAMARWVSRAIKNRFCPILKIAQLEGTTVDLQDLLLRLTFDNICGLAFGRDPQTLSQGLPENGFATAFDRATEATLQRFILPEIIWKLKKWLRLGMEVSLSRSLNHIDSYLSDIINTRKQELLSQQGGNLHDDLLSRFMKKKESYSDRFLQHVALNFILAGRDTSSVAMSWFFWLVSQNPRVEEKILLEIGAVLMQTRGSDTTKWVEDPLVFEEVDRLNYLKAALSETLRLYPSVPQDSKHVIADDVLPSGDFVSAGSNITYSIYSVGRMPFIWGDDCLEFKPERWLSPDCMKYEVKDSYRFLAFNAGPRICLGKDLAYLQMKSVAAAVLLQHRLMVAPGHRVEQKMSLTLFMKYGLRVHVHPRDLRSIVASLQKDQSHVKNGVVNGNHSPVVEVVNGFA, from the coding sequence ATGGAGCTATCGACCGCCTTTATGCTCCTATCGGCCGCTGCGGCCTACTTGCTCTGGTTCAAGTTCATCACTAGGTCGCTGAGCGGTCCCCGTGTATGGCCCTTAGTCGGCAGCCTGCCCGGGCTCATCAGGAACTCGAACCGCATGCATGAGTGGATCGCAGAGAACCTCCGCGCGTGCGGCGGCACCTACCAGACCTGCATCTCCCCGATCCCTTTCCTCGCCCGGAAGCAGGGGCTTGTGACGGTCACTTGTGACCCGAAGAACCTGGAACATATTCTGAAGGCCCGGTTCGATAACTACCCAAAGGGGCCAACGTGGCAGGGGGTGTTCCATGACCTGCTTGGGGATGGGATCTTCAACTCGGATGGCGAGACTTGGGTGTTCCAACGCAAGACTGCCGCGTTGGAATTCACCACCAGGACTCTCCGCCAGGCCATGGCTAGGTGGGTGAGTCGGGCCATTAAGAACCGGTTCTGTCCGATCCTCAAGATAGCTCAGCTTGAGGGCACGACCGTGGACCTCCAGGACCTATTGCTTCGGCTGACATTCGATAACATATGTGGGCTGGCTTTTGGTAGGGACCCGCAGACGTTGTCCCAGGGGCTCCCTGAGAACGGCTTCGCCACAGCATTCGACCGAGCCACGGAGGCCACATTGCAGCGGTTCATCTTGCCGGAGATCATATGGAAGCTAAAGAAATGGCTGAGGCTTGGGATGGAGGTCAGCCTGAGCCGAAGCCTCAACCACATTGACAGCTACTTGTCCGACATCATCAATACGCGAAAGCAAGAGCTGCTGAGTCAGCAGGGTGGCAACCTCCACGATGACCTGTTGTCGAGATTCATGAAGAAAAAGGAGTCCTACTCAGACAGATTCCTCCAGCATGTTGCACTCAATTTCATCCTAGCAGGACGCGACACGTCATCCGTCGCGATGAGCTGGTTTTTCTGGTTAGTCAGCCAAAACCCCCGAGTGGAAGAGAAGATCCTCCTCGAGATCGGTGCCGTCCTAATGCAGACACGTGGCAGTGACACCACCAAGTGGGTGGAGGACCCGCTGGTGTTCGAAGAAGTCGACCGGCTGAACTACCTCAAAGCGGCACTGTCCGAGACGCTGAGGCTGTATCCATCAGTGCCCCAGGACTCGAAGCACGTGATCGCAGATGATGTCCTACCGAGcggggacttcgtgtccgctgGCTCAAATATCACCTATTCCATCTACTCTGTCGGCCGCATGCCATTCATCTGGGGGGATGACTGCCTCGAGTTCAAGCCTGAGCGGTGGCTCTCCCCCGACTGCATGAAGTATGAGGTGAAGGACTCCTACCGGTTCCTTGCATTCAATGCGGGACCAAGGATATGCCTGGGGAAGGACTTGGCGTACCTGCAGATGAAGTCCGTGGCGGCGGCAGTACTGCTGCAGCACCGGCTCATGGTTGCACCGGGGCACCGGGTGGAGCAGAAGATGTCACTGACACTGTTCATGAAGTATGGTCTCAGGGTTCACGTGCACCCGAGGGACTTGAGGTCTATTGTAGCAAGCTTACAGAAGGATCAGTCGCACGTTAAAAATGGCGTCGTCAACGGGAACCATAGTCCGGTGGTTGAAGTGGTTAACGGATTTGCTTAA
- the LOC116212694 gene encoding short-chain dehydrogenase TIC 32, chloroplastic-like isoform X2 → MWLLGWKGPSGFSARSTAEEVTHGIDASGLTAIVTGASSGIGAETARVLALHGTHVIMAVRNMEAGWEVKEAILKELPSAKIDTMELDLSSMASVRQFASEYVSLGLPLSILINNAGMWGTPFMLSQDGIELLFATNHLGHFLLTDLLLETMKNTSRESNREGRIVNLSSVGHRLAYREGIRFDKINNESEYNIMLAYAQSKLANILHSNELSRRLKLLLARSLNMYSKTSSREQQLRVMWLYILKSQG, encoded by the exons ATGTGGCTATTGGGGTGGAAGGGGCCGTCCGGGTTCTCCGCTCGGTCAACCGCCGAGGAAGTCACCCATGGAATCGATGCCTCTGGTCTCACCGCCATTGTCActg GTGCATCAAGCGGCATCGGGGCCGAGACGGCCCGAGTTCTCGCATTACATGGGACCCATGTCATTATGGCCGTCAGGAATATGGAAGCTGGTTGGGAAGTCAAGGAGGCTATACTGAAGGAACTTCCATCTGCTAAAATTGATACTATGGAGTTGGATCTCAGCTCGATGGCATCCGTCAGGCAATTTGCATCAGAATATGTATCCTTGGGCCTTCCCTTGAGTATCCTTAT AAATAATGCAGGGATGTGGGGAACTCCTTTCATGCTTTCTCAAGACGGTATCGAGCTACTGTTTGCAACCAACCATTTGG GTCATTTTCTTCTCACGGATCTTCTGCTGGAGACAATGAAGAACACATCAAGAGAAAGCAATAGAGAAGGGAGGATTGTTAATTTGTCATCGGTGGGTCACCGTCTCGCTTATCGTGAAGGCATCCGTTTTGATAAGATCAACAATGAATCAGA ATACAACATCATGCTAGCCTATGCACAATCAAAGCTTGCGAACATACTTCACAGTAATGAGCTATCAAGGCGCCTAAAG CTATTGTTAGCTCGATCCTTAAATATGTACTCAAAAACATCCAGCAg GGAGCAGCAACTACGTGTTATGTGGCTTTACATCCTCAAGTCACAGGGGTGA
- the LOC116212708 gene encoding short-chain dehydrogenase TIC 32, chloroplastic-like has protein sequence MWIFKWKSPSGFSARSTAEEVTHGIDASGLTAIVTGASSGIGVETARVLALRGAHVIMAVRNMEAGRQVKEAILKELPSAKIDTMELDLSSMASVRKFSSHYVSSGLPLNVLINNAGIAGTPFTLSGDGIELQFATNHLGHFLLTNLLLETMKTTSRQSNREGRIINVSSLGHRFAYSELTRFDRINDKSKYNAGLAYVRSKLANTLHANELARRLKEEGVQITANSVHPGVIATNIARHSKIFNAILHWILKYVFKSVPQGAATTCYVALHPQVTGVSGEYFADSNTAKMGNLARDADLAKKLWDFSINLTTELK, from the exons ATGTGGATATTCAAATGGAAGAGCCCGTCCGGGTTCTCTGCTCGCTCAACCGCCGAGGAAGTCACCCATGGAATCGATGCCTCTGGTCTCACCGCCATCGTCACAG GTGCATCGAGTGGTATTGGGGTTGAGACGGCACGGGTTCTCGCGCTGCGTGGGGCCCACGTCATTATGGCCGTGAGGAATATGGAAGCTGGTCGGCAAGTCAAGGAGGCTATACTGAAGGAACTTCCATCTGCTAAAATCGATACTATGGAGCTGGATCTCAGCTCGATGGCATCGGTGAGGAAGTTTTCGTCACATTATGTTTCCTCTGGTCTTCCCCTGAATGTCCTCAT AAATAATGCAGGGATAGCAGGAACTCCTTTCACGCTTTCTGGAGACGGCATCGAGCTACAGTTTGCAACCAACCATTTGG GTCATTTTCTTCTAACAAATCTTCTGCTGGAGACAATGAAGACGACATCAAGGCAAAGCAATAGAGAAGGGAGGATTATTAATGTGTCATCTTTGGGTCACCGTTTTGCTTACAGTGAACTCACCCGTTTTGACAGGATCAACGATAAATccaa ATACAACGCCGGACTAGCCTATGTGCGATCAAAGCTTGCAAACACACTTCATGCTAATGAGCTAGCAAGGCGCCTGAAG GAGGAAGGAGTCCAAATAACTGCCAATTCAGTTCATCCCGGAGTTATAGCAACCAATATTGCGCGTCACAGCAAAATTTTCAATG CCATTCTTCACTGGATCCTTAAGTATGTGTTCAAAAGCGTCCCACAG GGAGCAGCAACTACGTGCTACGTGGCTTTACATCCACAGGTGACGGGGGTCAGCGGCGAGTATTTCGCAGATAGTAATACAGCGAAGATGGGTAATCTTGCCCGGGATGCTGATTTGGCAAAGAAGTTGTGGGATTTCAGCATAAACTTGACGACCGAACTCAAGTAG
- the LOC116194239 gene encoding short-chain dehydrogenase TIC 32, chloroplastic-like isoform X2 — translation MWIFGWKGPSGFSARSTAEEVTHGIDASGITAIVTGASSGIGIETTRVLALRGAHVIMAMRNMGAGREVKEAIMKELPSAQIDTMELDLSSMASVRKFASDYVSSGLPLNLLVNNAGIFGTPFMLSQEGIELHIATNHSGHFLLTNLLLETMKRTSSRSNKEGRIVNLTSEAHRLVYHDGIRFDKINDESGYNFVLAYGQSKLANILHAKGLARLLKEEEVQITANSVHLGAISTNIFRHHKLINAIVCSIIKYVLKKYSAGSSNYMLCGFTPAGCRGQRRVFCGQ, via the exons ATGTGGATATTTGGTTGGAAGGGGCCGTCTGGGTTCTCCGCTCGGTCGACCGCCGAGGAAGTCACCCATGGAATCGATGCCTCTGGTATCACCGCTATCGTCACAG GTGCATCAAGTGGTATCGGGATTGAGACAACACGAGTTCTCGCACTACGTGGGGCACACGTCATTATGGCCATGAGGAATATGGGAGCTGGTCGGGAAGTCAAGGAGGCCATAATGAAGGAACTTCCATCTGCTCAAATCGATACTATGGAGTTGGATCTCAGCTCGATGGCATCCGTCAGGAAATTTGCATCAGATTATGTTTCCTCGGGCCTTCCCCTGAATCTCCTTGT AAATAATGCAGGGATATTCGGAACTCCTTTCATGCTTTCTCAAGAAGGCATCGAGCTACATATAGCGACAAACCACTCGG GTCATTTTCTTCTAACGAATCTTCTGTTGGAGACAATGAAGAGGACATCAAGTCGAAGCAACAAAGAAGGGAGGATTGTTAATTTGACATCGGAGGCCCACCGTTTGGTGTACCATGACGGGATCCGTTTTGATAAGATCAACGATGAATCGGG ATACAACTTTGTACTGGCCTACGGGCAATCAAAGCTTGCTAACATACTCCACGCTAAGGGGCTAGCGAGGCTCCTGAAG GAGGAAGAAGTCCAAATAACTGCAAATTCAGTTCATCTGGGAGCTATATCTACCAATATTTTTCGTCATCACAAACTTATCAACG CTATTGTGTGCTCGATCATTAAATAtgtgttaaaaaaatattccgcag GGAGCAGCAACTACATGCTATGTGGCTTTACACCCGCGGGTTGCAGGGGTCAGCGGCGAGTATTTTGCGGACAGTAA